The Octopus bimaculoides isolate UCB-OBI-ISO-001 chromosome 17, ASM119413v2, whole genome shotgun sequence genome includes the window cacagagagagagagagagagagagtagcaaaatattcatttttgtctAGTTTCTAACAGTctgttgctttttaaaaaaaattatgttactttttataaaataaatttagcaACCCtgatttctagcaggttgtgtaGCGATGTAATGAACCCTCTCTGCTATCATACCAGCCATTGTTTCATATAGTAGCCATTTCTTTCAGGTAGGtacattttttttaccttctcaTCACTACATTTCATTTGCTCAATTACCATATACCAATAAAATACTTTTGAACTCCAGGCTGCTATTTGATGCAATATGTAATGTAATTACCTGTTTGACTGACTCAAGTTTACTatagttacttattttattgacctaaaATGAAAGACTAATTCATTTAGTATCAGCAAGATGTGAATTTGGATCCGTTACAAGTATCAATGCCATTGCTTTGCATCTCAGAGCTCAACCATACAACTCCTTTATGTAATTTGTGATTCCAAAAATAGAAAAGCTTAAGATGTGCTGTCACTTGCCTGCATTGAACTCAAATGAAAATTGGTTTACTTTTACCTGATTGTAGCAAATGATAACAAAAGTATAGTATTATTTACTGGTAATTTGGTACTGAAATGATACTACACATTTGTGTACCTGTGCATGGGATGAGGGCAGATGAACCTAGTTAAGGTCAATACTCATTGCTCATGAAATCATGTTAAAACAAGCATGAATAAAAATGCTAATGatcgggggtgggggtgggagtggTGACGGCtatttctataatttataatattcataattaCCTGTCAGTCGGGACAAAAGTGATCTTCCTTATAAGTAGAATAATTCATATTTAATGGTAGCCATTGAACCTATGATATGTGTATGCGCCTGTTATGCTTATAATTTTGATGTATactttttccatgttggtataggTTAGATGaaacttgttgaggcagttttCTGTAGtttgatgctcttcttgtcactagcctttctttgtgttttttttttcaagatgaaCCTACAATAGCTGGGCATATTTTTATCACTGTCATAAACATTGATGCCCTCTATACAGTGTTACTGGTTTACGCATTTAGCATGTAAACAGTGAAAAGGGTCACGTATGCGTTATTACACTTAGAAAAGTTCAGGACAAATTATTACATCTGGTagagtacagaacaagaaaatttttgcttagaatattgcagctaaggataaaatttgaatattaaaaatgatttgattttaatttacaaagtaacattgtaattaaaaaaggtaccatcattttattaaaatattgacacactaatatacttaaaaaatgagagctagaagtaccaatatagctaaagttttatgctaAGTATATATGGTAAGcaaattcattatataaaaaataggcattgggtcaagactaaaaatgtgaagacttggcaataacttaggcaataactcaagcaaattaattgcaaaaaatattttgagttattttaaatttttgatagaagtaataagtaataacaaataaaagtaataacttgtaataaaatttttagttttaataaaagctaatattttctaaatctaaatattttatttgaaattttatccttagctgcaatattttaagtaaaaattttcttgttctgtactttaccagatgtaataacttgtctggaatttttccaagtgtaataacttgtcttgtacttttccaggtttataatattaagaatatttctcttgcttgcatttttccatgtaatatatgtatgtgtaaatgtgcgtgtatctgtaattctattttctatgtatctttctaaataaacatacacaaatacatatacactcactcagatatataaatatattttactcaaacacacacacacacacacacacacacacaaattcacattccTCCCTTTTACATGTACACTCTGAGTTGAAgcactgtttgatttttgtttctccATTGACTTTttaccatcccacttccattggtggatcaccccttcctttctctttcatatgttgtgacagagaaatacacaagagtattgTTATAGTAGACACTCTCTTTGCCACTCCCTCTCTcccattgctattactttctctcactccctttcagTCATCGCTATTTCTCTCaatacttctccttcactgaattactattttctctcctctcccttcaccaTTCACTCCAACTGTGTGATTTTagacagatatattatatacaaatatataaaaacactaggctcattattatattaggagattaaaGACTAATATCAAATTTCCTGGTTGTTAGTTTGATTTAACAGTTTCCAGTTTGTACTGTGGATTCATTtcttaattattgatatttttttatgtaggtGTACTGTGCAGCTAGCCTGCAACAGTGCAGTGAATGGAACAAGATTAGGCTAGAAGCAGAACAGTATTCTGAAGACATGTAAGTGATGTGATTAATATTCTAAGTAATTTGTTGAGAAATATACTGGCATTATGTCTTAATGGTTGATAAGGCACAAATGTtaattgctatcatcatcatcatcatcgtttaacgtctgctttccatgctagcatgggttggacgatttgactgaggactggtgaaaccagatggctacaccaggctccaatctgatttggcagagtttctacggctggatgcccttcctaatgccaaccactcagagagtgtagtgggtgcttttacgtgtcacccgcatgaaggccagtcaggcggtactgacaacggccatgctcaaaatggtgtattttatgtgccacccgcacaagagccagtccaggggcacagATTATATAATTCATGGAAGTTCCAGTTACTTCTGAAAATccaatttttatatcattattagttatatatatatatatatttatatatatatatatatatttatatatatatatatatttatatatatatatatttatatataagggcaggaagcaggcagaatcattagtgtgctggacaaaatgccttgtggcagTTCTTTCAgtgcttttacattctgagtccaaatcccattgaggccaactttgctttttatctttcttggGGTTGGTCaaatcagtcaaatactggggtcgatgtaactgattaACTTacatcccctaaaatttctgaccttgtgctaaaatttgaaagaattattagctCTATATTACTGTAGAATAATTAGAGCACTAAACAAAATGCCCTATGGCATTTGTTTCTGCTTTTTACATACCTAGTTCCTTTcttaccaagatcaactttgccttgcatcctcctggagttgttgttagtaagaaagaagacaaaactctctttccatcagataaatggccctgttcaatatgtaggaaaggagttggaagaaattccattcactgcacccagtgtaagctatggacacataagaggtgcagtggaatcacaggtagattaacaggtAAAGTCATCTTCGTATGTGGAAGATGTGCaagaataagcactaagagcacatgggacttagattctctcaaatgcccatcATTGGCATGATGATACACATCGACAAAGCCTATTGAATTCATCCACTCATGTCCTGTCTCTGCTGTCAAACTGACAAAGCATGATTCCCAGTCTCAGCTTATCTGCCTGTGAATAGATATGATGAGCCAGTATAATTCTCTGGTGGGAGTTACTATGATAACTACTAACTTGATTAATATTCTATTTGTAATCTGAGTGACCTGAGAGGTGCAATGAGAAAGTATTTCATTGTATCCTCGCTGAAGTCACTATATAGAAGACATAGTATTTAGTGATTTCACAATGATCCTGTTGGCTACAGGACAAAATTATCTTGATTGTACGTATTCTTTTTATTAACTAATAATTAATATGTAGTTGGAGTGAAATAGATCGATGACTTGATAGCAGTATATATGgtattattttatagaccctggaTGGATAAATAACTAAACTAATGCTTGCATTATTTGTGTTCTGTATGTAGAAGGACATGACTAAATACTATTAGACCTTTACATCAATCCCCCTCCCTTCCTCCTCATAGGGTGCTGACAAGAGCTCCCATCTGCTAGTGCGTCTTCCTTTCAACTCTCAGTTCGTTGCTTCATATGCAGTCTCTGAGACCTCCTCCTTACCAGGACCAGTCTCATGCTTCTTTGTTGATGTTTCAATAGTAATGTAGAATATTGATAGTGCAGGGCTGTTAACTCCTTTCTCAACCAGGCTTGGGACCAGCTATGGCAGAGTTCCTCATCTAATCTATTATCTAGAAAATATTACTGTTAGaatgttaataattatatatacacacatatacatacatcttttatgtaACATAATTTCAGACTTGAACAACTTGCGCGATGTTTTGAAATGCCCAATTCTCAGACTCGATGGGATAGTCCTTTATTTGTGATTCAAAAAGGAGATGAATTACCAAAGCAGAAAATTACAGATGCTCTATTTTCTCGAAAGGCTCCACCTCCAAATATGTCAACGCAATCAGTAAGTCTTTATTCACTGAAGAATTTGTTCAATCCTCTTCGTTGTTCCAAACCTATTGCATTGATTTGTTTTGTTCTGCATTTTCTGGTCTGTAgttgtattttgtctttattaacTCTTTGGCTACCAAATGACCTCTTGCTTGAATGACGTACACTTGTAATGTAAATTTATagtccaaacaccagcttaataattacagttattttactaacctcttcaaaggtaatatttttcaacagaaatgtggtagCAAAAGagttaaatcttttttttcttttaattttttttattaaagatcttattgaaatatgttaatttttaatctaataatgtGGTGGTACTGTCTAGACCTAATAAGAAGAATTTTTGATGTTGAAATCAAATTTCTCATTTACTGAAAATACTTTATACTAATTATATCAGTTATAAAATATTAGCTTTTCTATCTTTGCTTCCCATTTCTATACAGTGAAAAATACTTTTTTCCCTTCagtttgtttattaatattttcattgtcacttttcatttcttttcagcaACCTTTGTCATCAACAAACTTTCTCTATGATCTTGATTGTGtgacaaataatacaataaaagtaAGTAGAAATTTTGCTTCAAATATCTTTTTAATGTTCATAATTTGTggtatacataattttatttgtgatatatggtaaatgtaattttatttatagcATGTCATCATATGTCATTTTATTTgtggtgctggtggcacgtaaaaagcaccaaccgaacatggccgatgccagtacccactgactggctcccatactggtgtcacgtaaaaagcactatccgaatgtgatcgatgccaggactgcctgactggcccccgtgccggtgggacgtaaaaagcaccatctgaacgtggccaatgccagtaccctctgactagctcctgtgccagtggcacacgAAAAGCACTGTCCGAACATAGCCGATGCCaataccccctgactggcttctgtgccagtggcacgtaaaaagcagtatccatgtgccggtggcacgtaaaaagcacctactatactctcggagtggttggcattaggaagggcatccagctgtagaaacattgccagatcagattggagcctggtacagctgttggctctccagacctcagtcaaaccgtccaactcatgccagcatggaaaatggacgttaaatgatgatgatgatgtatgtcatTGCATTCAATCTAAGCagttctctttttattctttccatcAGACAATTATGCAATCTCAGAGTTCGAGTGTCCCAGGAGATCAACTTACTATTCCAGGAGTGGAAGAGAAagtatcctttttttttgttttaatcatctTTTGTTGGTTTCAGTTAGtgaactgtggccaagctggagcatgaCCTCAAGGGTTTTGAAGTTGGTGTGCCTACATGGCCACATAGtaatattgatcccagtacttagaTACTCATTTATCAAATAGCTGTGTTTACTTATTGAGCTATTTCTCTTTTAAAGAGTTACCTTCTTTTAAGGATTAAATACCACAAGgagtttatacaaatatattcacaacacTATATACATTACTAGTATACATACACTGTTGGGAGGGAGTAAATACCAGGAGTTTATGCTAGTATAGACACGCttgcacatacaaatgtatatgatcattgttttttgtctgctttttccatggtggcatgtgTTAGATGAGACTTATCAAGGTAATATACACCAAGCTGTAAGATgggatgtatgtttatgtgttttcaACTTGTGTTGAAGATTATTCTGAAAATCATGTTATTGGACTAAAATCTTCCTTTTGTTGAACCTCATAGTGCAACTGTAACTAAGCACCTTATGCAGAAGTATTTTATAATTGATGACTATGTTGCTGACTTGCAGAGCTTCAATTTTTTCCTTGTGATTGGACAAAGTAATAGAAAACCACTCTAGTATATTCAAAAGAGTCTTAAATTACACTGAGATGAATTCTTTAGTTGGtccctttttaaaatttttatctggAACATATTAATCAAAATTTATTTACtctctggtctctctctctctctctctataatttGATTGCTTTCTTGCAATTATCATATTCTTTTGATCTGTATATTATTGCTATTTACTGAAGATTAAATATTATACTGATTATTGAATTCCTTAACAATCCAGATAGTATTTAATCGTCACCTACCATTATCAGAACTACAGCGGTACAGACGACAGTTTATTACTTACACAAAAATGCATCCTGTCGAAGATACGAAGAGACTTTCTACTATGTTTGTATCATATCTTAATAGTTATATTagttaacaataatatatttatatttttcaaatttattattttttgaataaagatatggaaaataattttgattttgagTCTAACTTATCTTTGAGTGTTTGCTTCAAGACATGTATTGTCATTGcttttacatctacttttacCTCACTGGTTTGTTTTGGATGAGATTTCTTACAGCAATATTTTACGGCTAGTACCACCAACAATTACTTGTTTACACGTAAGTTACTATGTTCGATTAGCCTCTATGTTAAACTGACTGCTGAGTTGTGGCCTCTGTTGTTTATGTAGGACCTAAACAAACATCAAACAGTGTCAACACAAAAATGTgagcacaaacacatacctacattTTCCTGAAGTGCTACAAGCTTCAAATctcttgaatatatacataaatagataaatacatatatatataaataaatatatgtatatatatttatttgtgtatatgtatatatatatatttatgtatatatatatttatttatatatgtatatttatatatatatatatttattNNNNNNNNNNNNNNNNNNNNNNNNNNNNNNNNNNNNNNNNNNNNNNNNNNNNNNNNNNNNNNNNNNNNNNNNNNNNNNNNNNNNNNNNNNNNNNNNNNNNatatatatatatacataggtaagtagagttagcggttggaataacTGTCTAACGGATAAGAATATTCTACCCgtataaattacctatgttaaccctgggcatgAATATGCAAGCATACTATGCTCATAGAATACAGGCAATAATAAAACAgtttatcacacacacgcacgcacacgcacatacaggcacacacactgtATAAAACTAACTTACCCTAAATTTATAAACAGAATGCAGAATCAAGTGCCCACCAAAAAGCCAATCATACATAACAGTGAAAGATCACAATGTAATTCTGGTCTCGAAAGGAagactaataaaataatgtaaaagagaAATAGGCAGAAACAACAGAAGCATCCTAGTAATTAGCAATGCCAAAATCTCCTAATATGAAAATGAACgtagtgttcatatatatatctatctatatctatctatctatctatctatctatctatctatctatctatctatctatctatctatctatatatatatatatatatatatatatNNNNNNNNNNNNNNNNNNNNNtgtgtgtgtgtgtgtgtgtgtgtgtgtgtgtgtgtgtgtgtgtgtgtgtgtgtgtctgtgtgtgtgtccagaatcacgccggacgcggaggaagagagaaaatagtaattcagtgaaggaacagtagtgagagtaatagcgctgactgagagagagatagagagagagagatagagagagagaaagagagagatagagagagaaagatagagagagagaaagagagagagagaaagtgagagaaagtaatagcaaagagagaaaggaagggggtgatatatgaataaggaaggaaggggtgaaaaaatcagcgtttcaactttgtgtgaatatatgtgtgtgcgtctacaaGGGAagtgtgtgaatgcttgtgtgtgtgattattatgtaccttatttggtacctcatttatatataaaatactacaattagccgtcattattGACAGCACGTGGTCAGCCAGTAACTTAAGAAATCGCATTTACACTATTCATAGACAGTAAGTGTTGTATGATGACAACCGTCGGCATCACTGATATATTCCTCTATCTGAAACTCATTCCATAAATTTCACCAAAAGCCTCATTTGAaccaaagaaagacaaaataacagAATTAAACATGTCAGGAAATCGCGTCTTTCTACGACTGCACAACTGAGGTAAAAATAGAAGATGATGAATCCTTCTACGTCACCACTGCATGCAGTGGAGTATGCGCATTGGTAGTTAAACCTCCtggaatgaagaaataaaatttctatcAAATGCGGTATACGTCTATTCAGTGAGTTTAGCCTACTTATCACAAAAAATATTTGGCGGGAAGTAGGTTAAGAATAGGAAAACCACATAAATGCCCTCTAGAATCTAAAATACCCTGACAAGCAAACCTAATCATATCAAATTATTGTGATATAACATTAAGAATAATCATTTTAGGTGTTTAgattacaaagagaaaaaaaaacatacacacaaacgaaatAAACACCGccgataacaacaacattagctgAAGATTCTCCTCAGTTTTGTCCGATAAAGTAATATTCAACGATGCACCATCCTTCTATAAAGAAACCTTAGACGCTAGCATATTTCAAGAAAAAATCTATAGTTAATATCAAAATCCATGCGAGCGACCATAAAAAAATAAGGATTATCATCTGGTACAACCCACTGTTCAGCTCTAAGACAAGTTTATTTCCAAGAAATGgtttaaatatcacaaaacatatataaaaaacaaaaaatacaaaagaggAAACGAGCTACTGGCTCCTGCTCACAAAAATAGGAACCCGTGACCGAAAGATTTATCAAGAAAGCATTCCAATTAAGATAATCGTTATTTTTTTATGGAATAGAATCCACTAAGGCCTGCCCCTTTATAGAaagaagggtgtgatttgaggaacacGAGGCTGCTATGTCTTGCAGTTTCCTCAATGACTTGTTACTTAAAAGTGCATGTAATTTGATGCTGTATGCAGCTAATTAGTGGGTGATATATTAATGCtttgataattttaattcatGGTAATTATAAGCAAAATTAAAGAAACAGTCATCAGGAAAATGACTAGATGTAACACCGAAATTAAAATTTAGTGGAGAGTGATATAATGTAATGGTGTAATGTGCTGACGATTGATAAAATAGTTTCTGTATTATGCTGGTCTCATTAGCGAGATCTATTTCTATTAGTACTTACGGATGTTAAGATGATAGAGACACTCCTACTTTGCATCATATCATTCCATTTTAATCAATCATAATGTTGGGCTTGTTTCTCCTGTCTATGTCCATAATTTAGTAATTATCCTACACTCTCCTGATTATGAGCGTAATTGTAATTAAAATTCCTTTGTTCAATACTTGAAATATGTGAGCTCcgactgtttctttttttctgcatAGATGTTAGGTGTTCTTCATATTTCCGATCCCACACCACCCAGTTATCATTCTAGTCATTAAGAGTTAAAC containing:
- the LOC106876679 gene encoding protein KTI12 homolog isoform X1 — translated: MPNSQTRWDSPLFVIQKGDELPKQKITDALFSRKAPPPNMSTQSQPLSSTNFLYDLDCVTNNTIKTIMQSQSSSVPGDQLTIPGVEEKYLIVTYHYQNYSGTDDSLLLTQKCILSKIRRDFLLCLYHILIVILVNNNIFIFFKFIIF
- the LOC106876679 gene encoding protein KTI12 homolog isoform X2; amino-acid sequence: MPNSQTRWDSPLFVIQKGDELPKQKITDALFSRKAPPPNMSTQSQPLSSTNFLYDLDCVTNNTIKTIMQSQSSSVPGDQLTIPGVEEKIVFNRHLPLSELQRYRRQFITYTKMHPVEDTKRLSTMFVSYLNSYIS